The proteins below come from a single Benincasa hispida cultivar B227 chromosome 4, ASM972705v1, whole genome shotgun sequence genomic window:
- the LOC120076198 gene encoding BTB/POZ domain-containing protein At4g30940-like — MAVQKRKVRFNVGGTIFETTATTLSNAGADSLLKAMLDDAWSAQYEEFGEHFIDRDPACFNVLLHLLRTGELHVPPTIPDLLLFKEAHYYGLLDQVRSARNVELDGENLKLASSITGRTLLKDHSLIRASANGSCSIANGRVFHVYDWMLQELSIGNLDYMKIVDMEWYDSENILISGQKHSNPNTFGDGGGGIGLFNPQTAELKHRFKLTRTSSPYRFHGGDNQFSITKPGNLAINKSNNKIFCCCKDDSYTKVDGIGVWDTTTGQQIDFLEAERNSELGDTFKLQWLPSNNCLVAVIGSPRSNGIRIFDPRATETNSNHWEHHPYQVIHQGTLVDAMGIEEMNCVCVMDENGFFSFVDLRKLGGESQINRVWRSSEKEEKREWFPSSVESVFIEHGGKPKLGWHGGKVFRSINSVISVYCGFGFEWELASQVQPKYGGGLIHDFSIGGDRLFSLQGLEYNLYEINVWETPPSPLPPLLI, encoded by the coding sequence ATGGCAGTTCAGAAACGAAAGGTGAGATTCAATGTGGGTGGCACGATATTCGAAACGACGGCGACAACCCTTTCTAATGCCGGTGCTGATTCGTTACTCAAAGCCATGTTAGATGATGCCTGGTCAGCACAATATGAGGAATTTGGAGAGCATTTCATTGATAGAGACCCTGCTTGCTTCAATgtccttcttcatcttcttcgaACCGGCGAGCTTCATGTTCCTCCAACCATTCCCGACTTGCTTCTCTTTAAAGAAGCTCATTACTATGGACTTCTAGACCAGGTTCGCTCGGCCAGAAACGTCGAGTTAGACGGTGAGAATCTCAAACTTGCATCCTCCATAACTGGAAGAACTTTGCTGAAAGATCATTCATTAATAAGAGCAAGTGCCAATGGTAGTTGCTCAATTGCTAATGGCAGAGTTTTTCATGTCTATGATTGGATGCTCCAAGAACTCTCAATTGGAAACCTTGATTATATGAAGATTGTGGACATGGAGTGGTATGATTCAGAAAACATCTTAATCAGTGGTCAAAAGCATTCAAATCCAAACACTTTTGGTGATGGTGGTGGTGGAATTGGTCTCTTCAATCCACAAACTGCTGAACTTAAACATAGATTTAAGCTCACTCGAACTTCGTCTCCTTATAGATTTCATGGAGGAGATAATCAATTTTCGATAACGAAACCTGGAAATCTGGCAATCAACAAGtcaaacaacaaaatattttgTTGTTGTAAAGATGATTCATACACAAAAGTGGATGGCATTGGAGTTTGGGATACAACAACAGGACAGCAAATTGATTTCTTAGAAGCTGAACGTAATAGTGAGCTTGGCGACACTTTCAAGCTTCAATGGCTGCCAAGTAACAACTGTTTAGTAGCGGTGATTGGCAGTCCTCGAAGCAATGGAATAAGGATATTCGATCCAAGAGCGACAGAAACAAATTCGAATCATTGGGAACACCATCCATACCAGGTGATACATCAAGGAACATTAGTAGATGCAATGGGGATTGAGGAAATGAACTGTGTTTGTGTAATGGATGAGAatggtttttttagttttgtggACTTGAGAAAGCTTGGAGGtgaatctcaaataaacagagTTTGGAGGAGCtctgaaaaagaagagaaaagggaATGGTTTCCTTCGTCAGTTGAGAGTGTGTTCATTGAACATGGTGGAAAGCCAAAGCTGGGATGGCATGGAGGGAAGGTGTTTCGTTCTATAAATAGTGTCATTTCAGTGTATTGTGGGTTTGGATTTGAATGGGAATTGGCTTCTCAAGTTCAACCCAAATATGGAGGAGGACTCATCCATGACTTTTCTATAGGAGGGGATAGGTTGTTTTCACTTCAAGGTTTGGAATATAATCTCTATGAGATTAATGTATGGGAAACACCACCATCACCATTGCCACCATTACTAATATAG
- the LOC120074932 gene encoding pentatricopeptide repeat-containing protein At5g42310, chloroplastic isoform X2, which produces MLLLSPLPLSTRFPVIQFPSPTVFLHHQNPHITTTHLPFPFISATATTSSSVVTCYTSSDALELDVFENDPVSLQSRHYDFTPLLDFLSRSSLYPKSDSDSEVEFNSTLNSGSDSDTASPTSLDPTEFQLAEAYRAVPAPLWHSLLKSLCSSSSSIGLGYAVVSWLQKHNLCFSYELLYSILIHALGRSEKLYEAFILSQKQTLTPLTYNALIGACARNNDLEKALNLMSRMRQDGYQSDFVNYSLIIQSLTRTNKIDVPILQKLYEEIESDKIELDGQLLNDIILGFAKAGDPNRALYFLSMVQASGLNPKTSTFVAIISALGNHGRTEEAEAIFEEMKEGGLKPRIKAFNALLKGYARKGSLKEAESIVSEMEKSGLSPDEHTYGLLVDAYANVGRWESARHLLKQMEARNVQPNSFIFSRILASYRDRGEWQKTFEVLREMKNSNVKPDRHFYNVMIDTFGKFNCLDHAMETYDRMLSEGIEPDVVTWNTLIDCHCKHGYHDRAAELFEEMQERGYLPCPTTYNIMINSLGEQEKWDEVKILLGKMQSQGLLPNVITYTTLVDIYGQSGRFNDAIECLEAMKSAGLKPSSTMYNALINAFAQRVCHPSRISSRKLFETSSPSDLEPMVLNDIFI; this is translated from the exons ATGCTTCTTCTTTCACCATTGCCACTCTCCACTCGCTTTCCCGTAATACAATTCCCTTCTCCCACCGTCTTCCTCCACCACCAGAACCCCCATATTACAACAACCCATCTCCCATTTCCCTTCATCTCCGCCACCGCTACAACCTCCTCCTCCGTCGTCACCTGTTACACTTCCTCCGACGCCCTCGAGCTCGACGTTTTCGAAAACGACCCCGTTTCCCTTCAGAGTCGCCACTACGACTTCACTCCTCTACTCGACTTCCTTTCCCGGTCTTCGCTCTATCCCAAGTCCGATTCCGATTCGGAGGTGGAATTTAACTCTACTTTGAACTCCGGTTCTGACTCCGATACGGCTTCTCCGACCTCCCTAGACCCCACCGAGTTCCAGCTTGCTGAGGCCTACAGGGCCGTGCCGGCGCCTCTCTGGCACTCTCTACTTAAGTCTCTTTGCTCTTCTTCCTCTTCGATTGGGCTAGGTTATGCGGTGGTTTCATGGCTTCAGAAACATAATCTGTGTTTCTCTTATGAATTGCTTTACTCGATTCTCATTCATGCACTTGGCCGCTCTGAGAAGCTCTATGAAGCTTTTATTCTCTCCCAGAAGCAAACCCTAACCCCCTTAACGTATAATGCTCTCATTGGTGCTTGTGCTCGCAATAATGATTTGGAGAAGGCCCTTAATTTGATGTCTAGGATGAGACAGGATGGTTATCAATCTGATTTTGTCAACTATAGTTTGATAATTCAGTCGCTTACTCGCACGAATAAGATTGATGTCCCAATCTTGCAAAAACTTTACGAAGAGATTGAGTCTGATAAAATTGAACTCGATGGGCAACTCCTTAATGATATCATATTGGGGTTTGCGAAAGCTGGAGATCCTAACCGAGCTCTGTATTTCTTGTCCATGGTACAGGCGAGTGGTTTAAATCCCAAAACTTCTACTTTTGTTGCTATTATTTCTGCGTTGGGAAATCATGGGCGGACAGAGGAAGCTGAGGCTATATTTGAGGAAATGAAAGAAGGTGGATTGAAACCAAGAATTAAGGCTTTTAATGCACTTCTTAAAGGTTATGCTAGAAAGGGTTCTTTGAAAGAAGCAGAATCTATTGTTTCAGAGATGGAAAAGAGTGGATTATCACCGGATGAGCACACATATGGTCTTCTCGTTGATGCTTATGCAAATGTGGGCAGATGGGAAAGTGCAAGACATCTGTTGAAACAAATGGAAGCTAGAAATGTACAGCCCAACTCCTTTATTTTCAGTAGGATTTTAGCTAGTTATCGGGACCGTGGCGAATGGCAGAAAACATTTGAAGTTTTGAGGGAAATGAAGAACAGCAATGTCAAACCTGATAGGCATTTTTACAATGTTATGATTGACACTTTCGGGAAATTCAATTGCCTTGATCATGCTATGGAAACGTATGACCGGATGCTCTCTGAGGGGATTGAACCAGATGTTGTTACTTGGAACACGCTTATAGATTGTCATTGTAAGCATGGATACCATGACAGGGCTGCAGAGTTGTTTGAGGAAATGCAGGAGCGTGGTTATTTACCTTGTCCCACAACATATAATATTATGATCAATTCATTAGGAGAGCAGGAAAAATGGGACGAGGTGAAAATCTTGTTAGGAAAGATGCAGAGTCAGGGCTTACTTCCCAATGTGATAACATACACTACACTTGTTGATATATATGGGCAGTCAGGGAGGTTTAATGATGCAATTGAGTGCTTGGAGGCCATGAAGTCTGCTGGGCTGAAACCATCCTCAACAATGTATAATGCTTTAATCAATGCCTTTGCTCAAAGAGTATGTCATCCTTCCCGCATATCATCTCGCAAATTGTTTG AAACAAGTTCACCATCCGATTTGGAGCCTATGGTTCTGaatgatatttttatataa
- the LOC120074932 gene encoding pentatricopeptide repeat-containing protein At5g42310, chloroplastic isoform X3 produces the protein MLLLSPLPLSTRFPVIQFPSPTVFLHHQNPHITTTHLPFPFISATATTSSSVVTCYTSSDALELDVFENDPVSLQSRHYDFTPLLDFLSRSSLYPKSDSDSEVEFNSTLNSGSDSDTASPTSLDPTEFQLAEAYRAVPAPLWHSLLKSLCSSSSSIGLGYAVVSWLQKHNLCFSYELLYSILIHALGRSEKLYEAFILSQKQTLTPLTYNALIGACARNNDLEKALNLMSRMRQDGYQSDFVNYSLIIQSLTRTNKIDVPILQKLYEEIESDKIELDGQLLNDIILGFAKAGDPNRALYFLSMVQASGLNPKTSTFVAIISALGNHGRTEEAEAIFEEMKEGGLKPRIKAFNALLKGYARKGSLKEAESIVSEMEKSGLSPDEHTYGLLVDAYANVGRWESARHLLKQMEARNVQPNSFIFSRILASYRDRGEWQKTFEVLREMKNSNVKPDRHFYNVMIDTFGKFNCLDHAMETYDRMLSEGIEPDVVTWNTLIDCHCKHGYHDRAAELFEEMQERGYLPCPTTYNIMINSLGEQEKWDEVKILLGKMQSQGLLPNVITYTTLVDIYGQSGRFNDAIECLEAMKSAGLKPSSTMYNALINAFAQRLLATETSSPSDLEPMVLNDIFI, from the exons ATGCTTCTTCTTTCACCATTGCCACTCTCCACTCGCTTTCCCGTAATACAATTCCCTTCTCCCACCGTCTTCCTCCACCACCAGAACCCCCATATTACAACAACCCATCTCCCATTTCCCTTCATCTCCGCCACCGCTACAACCTCCTCCTCCGTCGTCACCTGTTACACTTCCTCCGACGCCCTCGAGCTCGACGTTTTCGAAAACGACCCCGTTTCCCTTCAGAGTCGCCACTACGACTTCACTCCTCTACTCGACTTCCTTTCCCGGTCTTCGCTCTATCCCAAGTCCGATTCCGATTCGGAGGTGGAATTTAACTCTACTTTGAACTCCGGTTCTGACTCCGATACGGCTTCTCCGACCTCCCTAGACCCCACCGAGTTCCAGCTTGCTGAGGCCTACAGGGCCGTGCCGGCGCCTCTCTGGCACTCTCTACTTAAGTCTCTTTGCTCTTCTTCCTCTTCGATTGGGCTAGGTTATGCGGTGGTTTCATGGCTTCAGAAACATAATCTGTGTTTCTCTTATGAATTGCTTTACTCGATTCTCATTCATGCACTTGGCCGCTCTGAGAAGCTCTATGAAGCTTTTATTCTCTCCCAGAAGCAAACCCTAACCCCCTTAACGTATAATGCTCTCATTGGTGCTTGTGCTCGCAATAATGATTTGGAGAAGGCCCTTAATTTGATGTCTAGGATGAGACAGGATGGTTATCAATCTGATTTTGTCAACTATAGTTTGATAATTCAGTCGCTTACTCGCACGAATAAGATTGATGTCCCAATCTTGCAAAAACTTTACGAAGAGATTGAGTCTGATAAAATTGAACTCGATGGGCAACTCCTTAATGATATCATATTGGGGTTTGCGAAAGCTGGAGATCCTAACCGAGCTCTGTATTTCTTGTCCATGGTACAGGCGAGTGGTTTAAATCCCAAAACTTCTACTTTTGTTGCTATTATTTCTGCGTTGGGAAATCATGGGCGGACAGAGGAAGCTGAGGCTATATTTGAGGAAATGAAAGAAGGTGGATTGAAACCAAGAATTAAGGCTTTTAATGCACTTCTTAAAGGTTATGCTAGAAAGGGTTCTTTGAAAGAAGCAGAATCTATTGTTTCAGAGATGGAAAAGAGTGGATTATCACCGGATGAGCACACATATGGTCTTCTCGTTGATGCTTATGCAAATGTGGGCAGATGGGAAAGTGCAAGACATCTGTTGAAACAAATGGAAGCTAGAAATGTACAGCCCAACTCCTTTATTTTCAGTAGGATTTTAGCTAGTTATCGGGACCGTGGCGAATGGCAGAAAACATTTGAAGTTTTGAGGGAAATGAAGAACAGCAATGTCAAACCTGATAGGCATTTTTACAATGTTATGATTGACACTTTCGGGAAATTCAATTGCCTTGATCATGCTATGGAAACGTATGACCGGATGCTCTCTGAGGGGATTGAACCAGATGTTGTTACTTGGAACACGCTTATAGATTGTCATTGTAAGCATGGATACCATGACAGGGCTGCAGAGTTGTTTGAGGAAATGCAGGAGCGTGGTTATTTACCTTGTCCCACAACATATAATATTATGATCAATTCATTAGGAGAGCAGGAAAAATGGGACGAGGTGAAAATCTTGTTAGGAAAGATGCAGAGTCAGGGCTTACTTCCCAATGTGATAACATACACTACACTTGTTGATATATATGGGCAGTCAGGGAGGTTTAATGATGCAATTGAGTGCTTGGAGGCCATGAAGTCTGCTGGGCTGAAACCATCCTCAACAATGTATAATGCTTTAATCAATGCCTTTGCTCAAAGA TTATTGGCAACAGAAACAAGTTCACCATCCGATTTGGAGCCTATGGTTCTGaatgatatttttatataa
- the LOC120074933 gene encoding metallocarboxypeptidase A-like protein MCYG_01475, producing MGRPLSSFFPSLWIRLFFFCFCFFISFICLFVTADDPDRLTPINRDLYHSSVDLMKEIKALVHRHPDKLTIETMKSRNKGYVAEIPVVTYCHGRNNIDDTSKFRILLSFGQHGRELITTEVALRILSILSEEQLLPHMDRASLNNTLDKLVIKVVPMENLNGRRLVEGGDLCERRNGRGVDLNRNWSVDWGKKEKDYDPYEENPGFAPFSEPETQIMRNLALTFDPHMWVNVHSGMEALFMPYDHKNTTPEGEIAQQMKLLVEELNNLHCHHRCMIGSGGGSVGYLAHGTATDFMFDKAGVPMAFTFEIYGDEAASSKDCFRMFNPTDPATFNRVLGDWSAAFFTIFKLGPEYLGETKLHSKGNLDKLVSIDEYLEGYLIERSSRYGKKREVIDLGMQEMRTYFRLFLLSSVLLMFMFCSRISKNKFTRPLVSAISL from the exons ATGGGTCgtcctctttcttcttttttcccttcCTTATGGATCagactcttcttcttctgcttctGCTTCTTCATATCTTTCATTTGTCTTTTCGTTACTGCTGACGATCCCGACAGATTAACTCCAATCAACCGCGATCTTTATCATTCTAG TGTTGATTTGATGAAGGAGATAAAAGCTTTGGTCCATCGACACCCAGATAAGCTGACT ATAGAGACAATGAAGTCTAGAAATAAGGGCTATGTTGCAGAGATTCCAGTTGTTACTTATTGCCATGGAAGGAATAACATTGATGACACGTCAAAATTTCGGATACTTCTT AGTTTTGGACAGCATGGAAGGGAGCTCATAACGACAGAAGTTGCACTAAGAATtctctcaatcttgagtgaagAACAGTTGTTACCTCATATGGATCGAGCTTCCTTAAACAACACACTTGATAAGCTTGTCATTAAG GTGGTGCCAATGGAAAACTTAAATGGGCGCAGGCTTGTTGAGGGTGGGGATCTATGTGAAAGAAGAAATG GGAGAGGTGTTGATTTGAACAGGAATTGGAGTGTTGATTGGGGTAAAAAGGAAAAG GATTATGATCCTTATGAGGAAAATCCTGGATTTGCACCTTTTAGCGAACCTGAAACTCAAATTATGCGAAACCTTGCCTTAACATTTGATCCACATATGTGGGTCAATGTGCACTCTGGAATGGAG GCTTTGTTCATGCCGTATGACCATAAAAACACGACTCCTGAGGGCGAAATTGCTCAACAAATGAAACTTCTGGTTGAAGAGCTGAACAATCTCCATTGCCACCACCGCTGTATGATTGGATCAGGCGGAGGTTCTGTCGG GTATCTGGCACATGGGACAGCCACAGATTTCATGTTTGacaaggcaggagttcctatgGCTTTCACATTTGAG ATATATGGAGATGAAGCTGCCTCATCAAAAGACTGCTTTAGAATGTTCAATCCCACAGATCCCGCTACCTTTAAT AGGGTTCTTGGCGATTGGTCTGCTGCATTTTTTACAATATTTAAGCTGGGTCCCGAGTACCTTGGTGAGACCAAGCTCCATTCAAAGGGAAACTTAGACAAGTTGGTGTCGATTGATGAATATCTTGAAGGTTACTTGATTGAGAGGAGCAGCAGATATGGGAAGAAGAGGGAGGTGATTGACCTAGGGATGCAAGAAATGAGAACTTATTTTAGGCTATTTTTGttgtcatcagttttattgatgttCATGTTTTGTTCTAGAATTTCTAAAAACAAGTTCACTAGACCACTTGTTTCTGCCATTTCCCTTTGA
- the LOC120074932 gene encoding pentatricopeptide repeat-containing protein At5g42310, chloroplastic isoform X1: MLLLSPLPLSTRFPVIQFPSPTVFLHHQNPHITTTHLPFPFISATATTSSSVVTCYTSSDALELDVFENDPVSLQSRHYDFTPLLDFLSRSSLYPKSDSDSEVEFNSTLNSGSDSDTASPTSLDPTEFQLAEAYRAVPAPLWHSLLKSLCSSSSSIGLGYAVVSWLQKHNLCFSYELLYSILIHALGRSEKLYEAFILSQKQTLTPLTYNALIGACARNNDLEKALNLMSRMRQDGYQSDFVNYSLIIQSLTRTNKIDVPILQKLYEEIESDKIELDGQLLNDIILGFAKAGDPNRALYFLSMVQASGLNPKTSTFVAIISALGNHGRTEEAEAIFEEMKEGGLKPRIKAFNALLKGYARKGSLKEAESIVSEMEKSGLSPDEHTYGLLVDAYANVGRWESARHLLKQMEARNVQPNSFIFSRILASYRDRGEWQKTFEVLREMKNSNVKPDRHFYNVMIDTFGKFNCLDHAMETYDRMLSEGIEPDVVTWNTLIDCHCKHGYHDRAAELFEEMQERGYLPCPTTYNIMINSLGEQEKWDEVKILLGKMQSQGLLPNVITYTTLVDIYGQSGRFNDAIECLEAMKSAGLKPSSTMYNALINAFAQRGLSEQAVNAYRVMRSDGLKPSLLALNSLINAFGEDRRDIEAFSILQYMKENDVKPDVVTYTTLMKALIRVDKFDKVPAVYEEMILSGCTPDGKARAMLRSALRYMKRTLSL, translated from the exons ATGCTTCTTCTTTCACCATTGCCACTCTCCACTCGCTTTCCCGTAATACAATTCCCTTCTCCCACCGTCTTCCTCCACCACCAGAACCCCCATATTACAACAACCCATCTCCCATTTCCCTTCATCTCCGCCACCGCTACAACCTCCTCCTCCGTCGTCACCTGTTACACTTCCTCCGACGCCCTCGAGCTCGACGTTTTCGAAAACGACCCCGTTTCCCTTCAGAGTCGCCACTACGACTTCACTCCTCTACTCGACTTCCTTTCCCGGTCTTCGCTCTATCCCAAGTCCGATTCCGATTCGGAGGTGGAATTTAACTCTACTTTGAACTCCGGTTCTGACTCCGATACGGCTTCTCCGACCTCCCTAGACCCCACCGAGTTCCAGCTTGCTGAGGCCTACAGGGCCGTGCCGGCGCCTCTCTGGCACTCTCTACTTAAGTCTCTTTGCTCTTCTTCCTCTTCGATTGGGCTAGGTTATGCGGTGGTTTCATGGCTTCAGAAACATAATCTGTGTTTCTCTTATGAATTGCTTTACTCGATTCTCATTCATGCACTTGGCCGCTCTGAGAAGCTCTATGAAGCTTTTATTCTCTCCCAGAAGCAAACCCTAACCCCCTTAACGTATAATGCTCTCATTGGTGCTTGTGCTCGCAATAATGATTTGGAGAAGGCCCTTAATTTGATGTCTAGGATGAGACAGGATGGTTATCAATCTGATTTTGTCAACTATAGTTTGATAATTCAGTCGCTTACTCGCACGAATAAGATTGATGTCCCAATCTTGCAAAAACTTTACGAAGAGATTGAGTCTGATAAAATTGAACTCGATGGGCAACTCCTTAATGATATCATATTGGGGTTTGCGAAAGCTGGAGATCCTAACCGAGCTCTGTATTTCTTGTCCATGGTACAGGCGAGTGGTTTAAATCCCAAAACTTCTACTTTTGTTGCTATTATTTCTGCGTTGGGAAATCATGGGCGGACAGAGGAAGCTGAGGCTATATTTGAGGAAATGAAAGAAGGTGGATTGAAACCAAGAATTAAGGCTTTTAATGCACTTCTTAAAGGTTATGCTAGAAAGGGTTCTTTGAAAGAAGCAGAATCTATTGTTTCAGAGATGGAAAAGAGTGGATTATCACCGGATGAGCACACATATGGTCTTCTCGTTGATGCTTATGCAAATGTGGGCAGATGGGAAAGTGCAAGACATCTGTTGAAACAAATGGAAGCTAGAAATGTACAGCCCAACTCCTTTATTTTCAGTAGGATTTTAGCTAGTTATCGGGACCGTGGCGAATGGCAGAAAACATTTGAAGTTTTGAGGGAAATGAAGAACAGCAATGTCAAACCTGATAGGCATTTTTACAATGTTATGATTGACACTTTCGGGAAATTCAATTGCCTTGATCATGCTATGGAAACGTATGACCGGATGCTCTCTGAGGGGATTGAACCAGATGTTGTTACTTGGAACACGCTTATAGATTGTCATTGTAAGCATGGATACCATGACAGGGCTGCAGAGTTGTTTGAGGAAATGCAGGAGCGTGGTTATTTACCTTGTCCCACAACATATAATATTATGATCAATTCATTAGGAGAGCAGGAAAAATGGGACGAGGTGAAAATCTTGTTAGGAAAGATGCAGAGTCAGGGCTTACTTCCCAATGTGATAACATACACTACACTTGTTGATATATATGGGCAGTCAGGGAGGTTTAATGATGCAATTGAGTGCTTGGAGGCCATGAAGTCTGCTGGGCTGAAACCATCCTCAACAATGTATAATGCTTTAATCAATGCCTTTGCTCAAAGA GGTTTGTCAGAGCAGGCAGTAAATGCATATAGAGTTATGAGATCAGATGGATTAAAGCCCAGTCTCTTGGCTCTTAATTCATTGATCAATGCATTTGGCGAGGATAGGAGAGACATTGAAGCCTTTTCAATCTTGCAGTACATGAAGGAAAAT GATGTGAAGCCTGATGTTGTCACATATACAACACTTATGAAAGCTTTGATTCGTGTTGACAAATTTGACAAG GTTCCGGCTGTGTATGAAGAGATGATTTTGTCTGGATGTACTCCTGATGGAAAGGCCAGAGCCATGTTGCGGTCTGCCCTCAGATACATGAAGCGTACACTAAGCTTATAG
- the LOC120074932 gene encoding pentatricopeptide repeat-containing protein At5g42310, chloroplastic isoform X4, whose protein sequence is MLLLSPLPLSTRFPVIQFPSPTVFLHHQNPHITTTHLPFPFISATATTSSSVVTCYTSSDALELDVFENDPVSLQSRHYDFTPLLDFLSRSSLYPKSDSDSEVEFNSTLNSGSDSDTASPTSLDPTEFQLAEAYRAVPAPLWHSLLKSLCSSSSSIGLGYAVVSWLQKHNLCFSYELLYSILIHALGRSEKLYEAFILSQKQTLTPLTYNALIGACARNNDLEKALNLMSRMRQDGYQSDFVNYSLIIQSLTRTNKIDVPILQKLYEEIESDKIELDGQLLNDIILGFAKAGDPNRALYFLSMVQASGLNPKTSTFVAIISALGNHGRTEEAEAIFEEMKEGGLKPRIKAFNALLKGYARKGSLKEAESIVSEMEKSGLSPDEHTYGLLVDAYANVGRWESARHLLKQMEARNVQPNSFIFSRILASYRDRGEWQKTFEVLREMKNSNVKPDRHFYNVMIDTFGKFNCLDHAMETYDRMLSEGIEPDVVTWNTLIDCHCKHGYHDRAAELFEEMQERGYLPCPTTYNIMINSLGEQEKWDEVKILLGKMQSQGLLPNVITYTTLVDIYGQSGRFNDAIECLEAMKSAGLKPSSTMYNALINAFAQRKQVHHPIWSLWF, encoded by the exons ATGCTTCTTCTTTCACCATTGCCACTCTCCACTCGCTTTCCCGTAATACAATTCCCTTCTCCCACCGTCTTCCTCCACCACCAGAACCCCCATATTACAACAACCCATCTCCCATTTCCCTTCATCTCCGCCACCGCTACAACCTCCTCCTCCGTCGTCACCTGTTACACTTCCTCCGACGCCCTCGAGCTCGACGTTTTCGAAAACGACCCCGTTTCCCTTCAGAGTCGCCACTACGACTTCACTCCTCTACTCGACTTCCTTTCCCGGTCTTCGCTCTATCCCAAGTCCGATTCCGATTCGGAGGTGGAATTTAACTCTACTTTGAACTCCGGTTCTGACTCCGATACGGCTTCTCCGACCTCCCTAGACCCCACCGAGTTCCAGCTTGCTGAGGCCTACAGGGCCGTGCCGGCGCCTCTCTGGCACTCTCTACTTAAGTCTCTTTGCTCTTCTTCCTCTTCGATTGGGCTAGGTTATGCGGTGGTTTCATGGCTTCAGAAACATAATCTGTGTTTCTCTTATGAATTGCTTTACTCGATTCTCATTCATGCACTTGGCCGCTCTGAGAAGCTCTATGAAGCTTTTATTCTCTCCCAGAAGCAAACCCTAACCCCCTTAACGTATAATGCTCTCATTGGTGCTTGTGCTCGCAATAATGATTTGGAGAAGGCCCTTAATTTGATGTCTAGGATGAGACAGGATGGTTATCAATCTGATTTTGTCAACTATAGTTTGATAATTCAGTCGCTTACTCGCACGAATAAGATTGATGTCCCAATCTTGCAAAAACTTTACGAAGAGATTGAGTCTGATAAAATTGAACTCGATGGGCAACTCCTTAATGATATCATATTGGGGTTTGCGAAAGCTGGAGATCCTAACCGAGCTCTGTATTTCTTGTCCATGGTACAGGCGAGTGGTTTAAATCCCAAAACTTCTACTTTTGTTGCTATTATTTCTGCGTTGGGAAATCATGGGCGGACAGAGGAAGCTGAGGCTATATTTGAGGAAATGAAAGAAGGTGGATTGAAACCAAGAATTAAGGCTTTTAATGCACTTCTTAAAGGTTATGCTAGAAAGGGTTCTTTGAAAGAAGCAGAATCTATTGTTTCAGAGATGGAAAAGAGTGGATTATCACCGGATGAGCACACATATGGTCTTCTCGTTGATGCTTATGCAAATGTGGGCAGATGGGAAAGTGCAAGACATCTGTTGAAACAAATGGAAGCTAGAAATGTACAGCCCAACTCCTTTATTTTCAGTAGGATTTTAGCTAGTTATCGGGACCGTGGCGAATGGCAGAAAACATTTGAAGTTTTGAGGGAAATGAAGAACAGCAATGTCAAACCTGATAGGCATTTTTACAATGTTATGATTGACACTTTCGGGAAATTCAATTGCCTTGATCATGCTATGGAAACGTATGACCGGATGCTCTCTGAGGGGATTGAACCAGATGTTGTTACTTGGAACACGCTTATAGATTGTCATTGTAAGCATGGATACCATGACAGGGCTGCAGAGTTGTTTGAGGAAATGCAGGAGCGTGGTTATTTACCTTGTCCCACAACATATAATATTATGATCAATTCATTAGGAGAGCAGGAAAAATGGGACGAGGTGAAAATCTTGTTAGGAAAGATGCAGAGTCAGGGCTTACTTCCCAATGTGATAACATACACTACACTTGTTGATATATATGGGCAGTCAGGGAGGTTTAATGATGCAATTGAGTGCTTGGAGGCCATGAAGTCTGCTGGGCTGAAACCATCCTCAACAATGTATAATGCTTTAATCAATGCCTTTGCTCAAAGA AAACAAGTTCACCATCCGATTTGGAGCCTATGGTTCTGa